A genome region from Variovorax paradoxus includes the following:
- a CDS encoding DcrB-related protein — MRYHINEGQFDVPDDGRVDRSMNVLAMPDGSGTTLIVSRDALRTQENLAQFVARQMSDLTRQVSQLKELSRGDVAIGSPLHNLRGIELATQFKQNGQALYQRQAVFQQRAGSPDVLVLTASSPVPFDAEALALWQRTLASFQPRAA, encoded by the coding sequence ATGAGGTATCACATCAACGAAGGCCAGTTCGACGTGCCCGACGACGGACGCGTCGACCGCTCGATGAACGTGCTGGCCATGCCCGACGGTTCGGGCACCACGCTCATCGTGAGCCGCGACGCGCTGCGGACGCAGGAGAACCTTGCGCAGTTCGTCGCGCGGCAGATGAGCGACCTCACGCGGCAGGTGAGCCAGCTGAAGGAACTCTCGCGCGGCGATGTCGCCATCGGATCGCCCCTGCACAACCTTCGCGGCATCGAGCTCGCCACGCAGTTCAAGCAGAACGGGCAGGCCCTGTATCAGCGGCAGGCCGTGTTCCAGCAACGGGCCGGAAGCCCCGACGTGCTGGTGCTCACCGCCAGCAGCCCCGTGCCTTTCGACGCAGAGGCACTGGCGCTGTGGCAGCGCACGCTCGCGAGCTTCCAGCCCAGGGCGGCCTGA
- a CDS encoding type VI secretion system Vgr family protein yields the protein MTRSFIAHSALGERLKFRSMTGQEAISTLFESRVRLVSDMAGIAPKRMLGEDMTIEVNLATELGGPGTRFISGQVTRFACVGKDDGDMCVYEATLRPWLWYATRRSDFRIFQFKTAPQILQEVLAPYGFAIDARLAGNYRTWEYCVQYAETDFNFVSRLMEQEGIYYFFSHAKGSHQLVLCDGPDSHVPLPSGPVKVPYHAGVLAAQILEQDFIDNWRHGEDIAPGNFAADDYDFRKPNAEIDTLRRQPAGHSRDDFEIYDWPGGYTELGDGENYARLRLEQLAGRRELVSAEGNLRHMAPGYLFELARHPNAEDNRRYLIESVSHDFQENALRVVGAADAAYSESTSSTSYRQAFDVLPDSAPYRPARNTPRPRTTGPQTAVVVGPEGEEIHTDEYGRIKVQFHWDRYGRRDENSSCWIRVSQTWAGSNYGAMHIPRIGQEVIVDFLNGDPDHPIVTGCVYNAAQMPPWELPRHKTQTGFQTNWSKGGGGKHMLRFEDSRGTEHIELSTDHGNTHLHMGYLMNQGSGVQRSYGFELRTNEWGSIRADKGLLLTTYTQDYAQKVSRDNPDGHEHMGATLAQSNALMQSAGQALSSTRALVSSMAQGKNQQLMGLVQGVQSAGGVTQAVAALAAGGMPEAGVSDNPDPAMADAQQMLDLSRKIDKPVVSIVSPEGQTMISPKPIVVSSGQSVSVRATSAMTLTTGAQLTQLVAGGMFTQVSEGGQVNVVSGGDIVSHASAGAINLVSKTDASVTSTENNATVTGRKSVVIQAAEQDVFVTGKTSISLICGKSSIVLLADGTVKINGVKGLVNFTEDLDQRGGKIFLNCEAPIGSQSEEATTEDAVPVAPAAAATSAEASERSVPAAAPPGYARTGLGTGVDAIAARSPTLQRQLKFLQGQGWKIGYGAAGGGTYANTSPGVKKIVIDSNEASDPYRTAASLSHEVGHAVYSYRFKPDVSSKSAFVNSMLGSEGEAALNQIQVQREVWRAAKVDILKGSNPANVAAFNDAYNGMLKGGTREAARAAAGKYYGTLNTSTTGEPYTQYYGNSYDKSYAGKH from the coding sequence ATGACCCGCAGCTTCATCGCCCACAGTGCGCTGGGCGAGCGCCTCAAGTTCCGTTCGATGACGGGGCAGGAGGCCATCTCCACGCTCTTCGAGTCGCGCGTGCGGCTCGTGAGCGACATGGCCGGCATCGCGCCCAAGCGCATGCTCGGCGAAGACATGACCATCGAGGTCAACCTGGCCACCGAGCTGGGCGGGCCGGGCACGCGCTTCATCAGTGGACAGGTCACGCGCTTTGCCTGCGTGGGCAAGGACGACGGCGACATGTGCGTGTACGAGGCCACGCTGCGGCCCTGGCTCTGGTATGCCACGCGGCGCTCGGACTTCAGGATCTTCCAGTTCAAGACCGCGCCGCAGATCCTGCAGGAGGTGCTCGCGCCCTACGGTTTCGCCATCGATGCGAGGCTGGCCGGCAACTACCGCACCTGGGAGTACTGCGTGCAGTACGCCGAGACCGACTTCAACTTCGTCAGCCGGCTGATGGAGCAGGAAGGCATCTACTACTTCTTCTCGCACGCCAAGGGCAGCCACCAGCTGGTGCTGTGCGACGGACCCGACTCGCACGTGCCGCTGCCCAGCGGTCCGGTGAAGGTGCCGTACCACGCGGGCGTGCTCGCGGCGCAGATCCTCGAGCAGGACTTCATCGACAACTGGCGCCATGGCGAGGACATCGCGCCGGGCAATTTCGCGGCCGACGACTACGACTTCAGGAAGCCCAACGCCGAGATCGACACCCTGCGCCGGCAGCCGGCCGGCCACAGCCGCGACGACTTCGAAATCTATGACTGGCCCGGCGGCTACACCGAGCTGGGCGATGGCGAGAACTACGCGCGGCTGCGGCTGGAGCAACTGGCCGGCCGCCGCGAGCTCGTCTCCGCCGAAGGCAACCTGCGCCACATGGCGCCGGGCTACCTGTTCGAGCTGGCGCGCCACCCCAATGCCGAGGACAACCGGCGCTACCTGATCGAGTCGGTGAGCCACGACTTCCAGGAGAACGCCCTGCGCGTGGTGGGCGCGGCCGACGCCGCCTACAGCGAATCGACCAGCAGCACGAGCTACCGGCAGGCCTTCGACGTGCTGCCCGACAGCGCGCCGTACCGCCCCGCGCGCAACACACCCCGTCCGCGCACCACCGGGCCGCAGACCGCGGTGGTGGTGGGCCCGGAAGGCGAGGAGATCCACACCGACGAGTACGGCCGCATCAAGGTGCAGTTCCACTGGGACCGCTACGGCCGGCGCGACGAGAACTCCTCGTGCTGGATCCGCGTGTCGCAGACCTGGGCCGGCAGCAACTACGGCGCCATGCACATTCCGCGCATCGGGCAGGAAGTGATCGTCGACTTTCTCAACGGCGACCCTGACCACCCGATCGTGACCGGCTGCGTCTACAACGCCGCGCAGATGCCGCCGTGGGAGCTGCCGCGCCACAAGACGCAGACCGGCTTCCAGACGAACTGGAGCAAGGGCGGCGGCGGCAAGCACATGCTGCGCTTCGAGGACAGCCGCGGCACCGAGCACATCGAGCTGTCGACCGACCACGGCAACACCCACCTGCACATGGGCTACCTGATGAACCAGGGCTCGGGCGTGCAGCGCAGCTACGGCTTCGAGCTGCGCACCAACGAGTGGGGCTCCATCCGCGCCGACAAGGGCCTGCTGCTGACCACCTACACGCAGGACTACGCGCAGAAGGTCTCCCGCGACAACCCCGACGGCCATGAGCACATGGGCGCCACGCTGGCGCAGAGCAACGCGCTCATGCAGTCGGCGGGGCAGGCGCTGTCGTCCACCAGGGCGCTGGTGAGTTCCATGGCGCAGGGAAAGAACCAGCAGCTCATGGGGCTGGTGCAGGGCGTGCAGTCGGCCGGTGGCGTGACGCAGGCCGTCGCGGCTCTGGCGGCGGGCGGCATGCCCGAGGCGGGTGTCTCGGACAACCCCGACCCCGCCATGGCCGACGCGCAGCAGATGCTCGACCTGTCGCGCAAGATCGACAAGCCCGTGGTCTCCATCGTGAGCCCCGAGGGGCAGACCATGATCAGCCCCAAGCCGATCGTCGTCAGCTCGGGGCAGAGCGTGTCGGTGCGCGCCACCTCCGCCATGACCCTGACCACCGGCGCGCAGCTCACGCAGCTGGTGGCCGGAGGCATGTTCACGCAGGTGAGCGAGGGCGGCCAGGTCAACGTGGTGTCGGGCGGCGATATCGTCTCGCATGCCAGCGCCGGTGCCATCAACCTGGTGTCGAAGACCGATGCCTCCGTCACCTCCACCGAGAACAACGCCACCGTCACTGGCCGCAAGTCGGTGGTGATCCAGGCGGCCGAGCAGGACGTGTTCGTCACCGGCAAGACCAGCATCTCGCTCATCTGCGGGAAGTCGTCGATCGTGCTGCTGGCCGACGGCACGGTGAAGATCAACGGCGTGAAGGGCCTCGTCAATTTCACCGAAGACCTCGACCAGCGCGGCGGCAAGATCTTCCTGAACTGCGAGGCACCCATCGGCAGCCAGAGCGAGGAAGCCACCACGGAGGACGCCGTGCCGGTGGCGCCCGCAGCAGCCGCCACGTCGGCCGAGGCCAGCGAGCGCAGCGTGCCTGCGGCGGCGCCGCCCGGCTACGCCAGGACCGGGCTGGGCACCGGCGTCGACGCCATCGCGGCGCGGTCGCCCACGCTGCAGCGGCAGCTCAAGTTCCTGCAGGGCCAGGGATGGAAGATCGGCTATGGCGCGGCCGGCGGAGGCACGTATGCCAACACCAGTCCGGGCGTCAAGAAGATCGTGATCGACAGCAACGAGGCGAGCGACCCCTACCGGACCGCCGCATCGCTCTCGCACGAGGTCGGGCACGCGGTGTATTCGTACCGGTTCAAGCCCGACGTGTCCTCGAAGTCGGCTTTCGTCAACAGCATGCTGGGCTCCGAGGGCGAGGCCGCGTTGAACCAGATCCAGGTGCAACGCGAGGTGTGGCGCGCGGCCAAGGTCGACATCCTCAAGGGATCGAACCCGGCCAACGTGGCCGCCTTCAACGATGCCTACAACGGCATGCTCAAGGGCGGTACGCGCGAGGCCGCGCGGGCTGCCGCCGGCAAGTACTACGGCACGCTGAACACGTCGACCACCGGCGAGCCGTACACGCAGTACTACGGCAACTCCTACGACAAGAGCTATGCCGGCAAGCATTGA
- a CDS encoding Hcp family type VI secretion system effector has product MAVDMFMRVESANGESKDSNHKDWSDIKSFSWGATQPGNMVSGGGGGVGKASFNDLQVLARIDKAAPAVLKNCASGKHLAKVEVSVCKAGGSQIEYTRVTLEEVLVTSVQYTAEQGSDAVFVQYAFQAAKVKQQYWEQTDKGGKGAETVLGWNIKENKEA; this is encoded by the coding sequence ATGGCAGTCGACATGTTCATGCGCGTCGAGAGCGCAAACGGCGAATCGAAGGACTCGAACCACAAGGACTGGAGCGACATCAAGTCGTTCTCGTGGGGCGCCACCCAGCCCGGCAACATGGTCAGCGGCGGCGGTGGCGGCGTGGGCAAGGCCAGCTTCAACGACCTGCAGGTGCTCGCGCGCATCGACAAGGCCGCGCCTGCCGTGCTGAAGAACTGCGCCAGCGGCAAGCACCTTGCCAAGGTCGAGGTGTCGGTGTGCAAGGCAGGCGGCTCGCAGATCGAATACACGCGCGTCACGCTCGAGGAAGTGCTGGTCACCTCGGTGCAGTACACGGCCGAGCAGGGCTCCGATGCCGTGTTCGTGCAGTACGCCTTCCAGGCCGCGAAGGTGAAGCAGCAGTACTGGGAGCAGACCGACAAGGGCGGCAAGGGCGCCGAGACGGTCCTGGGCTGGAACATCAAGGAAAACAAGGAAGCCTGA
- a CDS encoding thioredoxin — MSFDMLDPWSDAATIAGRLRQPGSFLVVLLAAESWCRKCREFRPVFDRAAQGANAGEVWLWLDLEDHAEFVGDSIPDDLPWLLVYRDKVLWKSELATEAALSGALDPGAVPSPAWPLHLDTPDRPDRPDRPNIRARLLQDDWGR, encoded by the coding sequence ATGAGCTTCGACATGCTGGACCCGTGGAGCGACGCCGCGACCATCGCCGGAAGGCTTCGCCAACCCGGCTCCTTCCTCGTCGTGCTGCTGGCCGCAGAGAGCTGGTGCCGCAAATGCAGGGAGTTCCGGCCGGTGTTCGACCGTGCGGCGCAGGGCGCGAATGCCGGCGAGGTCTGGCTGTGGCTCGACCTCGAGGACCACGCGGAGTTCGTGGGCGACAGCATTCCCGACGATCTGCCCTGGTTGCTGGTGTACCGCGACAAGGTGCTGTGGAAATCCGAGCTCGCCACCGAGGCGGCATTGTCCGGGGCGCTCGACCCCGGCGCCGTGCCGTCGCCAGCCTGGCCGCTGCACCTGGACACGCCGGACAGGCCGGACAGGCCGGACAGGCCGAACATCCGTGCGCGCCTGTTGCAGGACGACTGGGGCCGTTGA
- a CDS encoding WD40/YVTN/BNR-like repeat-containing protein, whose translation MITQAEYDKCLRGYQITDCAVRSQGYFHFIARNIEESAEASPISEARVSKREIGYYGDEPAGARMGWQGFENFESTFVGAAALPVDQVVCVDTGGMVFVRGGGSSDFESPIPKRREGPRRGAVQRIRMVHGQLYVVGSGHTVCRRRGLDDWESLALDLPLETRADADDADRSANMAFEDIDGFSASDLYAVAGRGRVWHCDGSRWTQLAFPSNMLMHSVCCAGDGQVYIGAQSGSVFRGRGQEWTLVHRGDMTLPFKDIVWHAGKVWATSDHGLWQIDGNTVTRLELPSEITVCAGNLSAAGGMLLMAGMHGAAFHDGAAWHAIFNRNEMEP comes from the coding sequence ATGATCACCCAAGCTGAATACGACAAGTGCCTGCGCGGCTACCAGATCACCGATTGCGCGGTGCGCAGCCAGGGCTACTTTCATTTCATCGCCCGCAACATCGAGGAAAGCGCCGAGGCCAGTCCGATCTCGGAGGCACGCGTCTCCAAGCGCGAGATCGGCTACTACGGCGACGAGCCCGCCGGCGCGCGCATGGGCTGGCAAGGCTTCGAGAATTTCGAGAGCACCTTCGTCGGTGCCGCGGCACTGCCGGTCGACCAGGTCGTGTGCGTCGACACGGGCGGCATGGTCTTCGTGCGCGGAGGAGGGAGTTCGGACTTCGAGTCGCCGATCCCCAAGCGCAGGGAAGGCCCGCGCCGAGGCGCCGTGCAGCGCATCCGCATGGTCCACGGCCAGCTCTACGTCGTCGGCAGCGGGCACACCGTGTGCCGCCGCCGGGGCCTCGACGACTGGGAATCGCTGGCCCTCGATCTGCCGCTGGAAACCCGGGCCGATGCCGACGATGCCGATCGCTCGGCCAACATGGCCTTCGAGGACATCGACGGCTTCTCGGCCAGCGACCTGTACGCCGTGGCGGGCCGTGGCCGCGTCTGGCATTGCGACGGAAGCCGCTGGACCCAGCTCGCCTTTCCCTCGAACATGCTGATGCATTCGGTGTGCTGCGCGGGCGACGGGCAGGTGTACATCGGCGCGCAGTCGGGTTCCGTGTTCCGCGGCCGTGGCCAGGAATGGACGCTCGTCCATCGCGGCGACATGACGCTGCCGTTCAAGGACATCGTCTGGCACGCCGGCAAGGTGTGGGCAACCAGCGACCACGGCCTGTGGCAGATCGACGGGAACACCGTGACCCGGCTCGAGCTGCCTTCCGAGATCACGGTCTGCGCCGGCAACCTGTCGGCGGCCGGCGGCATGTTGCTGATGGCAGGCATGCACGGTGCGGCGTTTCACGACGGCGCCGCGTGGCATGCCATCTTCAATCGCAACGAGATGGAGCCGTGA
- a CDS encoding HNH/endonuclease VII fold toxin-2 domain-containing protein, translating into MATPANTPTTYYLDTPDVRAACADDFKKIDKACKPEEERSDKNRHPVLKKMLGAKRVEALEAMVSKVKAKYPFTSTAGNGWMSHCDGLWMKPDSKEYADEFNSLLKGMSDDLAGTIEAQLKPLLDKVGQEVKDKAIAAAKEKALKMGARSAARWGVGLGGAAVGGVGAIVTEGVATAWNVYDWGSTAYETYQISSEAYGTIKEMGSILDIAKKAQDELAALAGNMANKTPTDLMADGMGVLSRLNACTRARRCKLVPYNKTGAAESLGGDGCCPGQTGHHILPDEMTKNGNCPGYTKGSAPTVCVEGANNSNGSHGMAHQALDRGIQRHRNGWFGSDTLSYGKARDIGVRSVQETFPESKCDTKCLRAQLDAYYKSKCNKPLPAVSGLGGAKGGGGSGGPGK; encoded by the coding sequence ATGGCCACACCCGCCAACACGCCGACCACCTACTACCTCGACACGCCCGACGTCAGGGCGGCGTGCGCGGACGACTTCAAGAAGATCGACAAGGCCTGCAAGCCCGAGGAGGAGCGCTCGGACAAGAACCGCCATCCGGTGCTCAAGAAGATGCTCGGCGCCAAGCGGGTCGAGGCGCTCGAGGCCATGGTGTCGAAGGTCAAGGCCAAGTACCCGTTCACCTCGACGGCCGGCAACGGCTGGATGTCGCATTGCGACGGCCTGTGGATGAAGCCCGATTCGAAGGAGTACGCCGACGAGTTCAACTCGCTGCTCAAGGGCATGTCCGACGACCTGGCAGGAACCATCGAGGCGCAGCTCAAGCCGCTGCTGGACAAGGTCGGCCAGGAAGTCAAGGACAAGGCCATCGCAGCCGCCAAGGAGAAGGCTCTCAAGATGGGTGCCCGCTCGGCCGCGCGCTGGGGCGTGGGGCTGGGCGGCGCGGCAGTCGGCGGCGTCGGCGCGATCGTGACCGAGGGCGTCGCGACGGCCTGGAACGTCTACGACTGGGGCAGCACGGCGTACGAGACCTACCAGATCAGCTCGGAGGCCTACGGCACCATCAAGGAGATGGGCTCCATCCTCGACATCGCGAAGAAGGCGCAGGACGAGCTGGCCGCGCTCGCCGGCAACATGGCCAACAAGACGCCCACCGACCTGATGGCCGACGGCATGGGCGTGCTGTCGCGCCTGAACGCGTGCACGCGTGCACGGCGCTGCAAGCTGGTGCCGTACAACAAGACCGGCGCCGCCGAGAGCCTGGGCGGCGACGGCTGCTGCCCCGGGCAGACGGGCCATCACATCCTGCCGGACGAGATGACCAAGAACGGCAACTGCCCCGGCTACACCAAGGGCTCGGCGCCCACGGTGTGCGTCGAGGGCGCCAACAACAGCAACGGCTCGCACGGCATGGCGCACCAGGCCCTGGACCGTGGCATCCAGCGCCATCGCAACGGATGGTTCGGCAGCGATACCCTCAGCTACGGCAAGGCCCGCGACATCGGCGTGCGCAGCGTGCAGGAGACTTTTCCGGAGTCGAAGTGCGACACCAAGTGCCTGCGTGCGCAGCTCGATGCGTACTACAAGAGCAAGTGCAACAAGCCGCTGCCCGCGGTCTCGGGCCTGGGCGGCGCCAAGGGCGGCGGCGGCTCCGGCGGCCCCGGCAAATGA
- a CDS encoding DUF4150 domain-containing protein: METHVYANDDEICSRAADGKAVIPGMDPCWSPPAPPAGPVVVPYTNTAFAKDLKNGTTTVFICGTPAAVRNKSFLANSIGNEPATRAFPMGVVSHTIKGDAYFVDWSPNVKFEGLNVCRHTDPMTHNHG, translated from the coding sequence ATGGAAACCCACGTCTATGCGAACGACGACGAAATCTGCTCCCGCGCCGCGGACGGCAAGGCGGTCATCCCCGGGATGGACCCCTGCTGGAGCCCGCCCGCGCCGCCGGCCGGGCCCGTCGTCGTGCCGTACACCAACACCGCCTTCGCGAAGGACCTGAAGAACGGCACCACCACCGTCTTCATCTGCGGCACGCCGGCCGCGGTGCGCAACAAGTCCTTCCTTGCCAACAGCATCGGCAACGAGCCTGCCACGCGCGCCTTCCCGATGGGCGTTGTCAGCCACACCATCAAGGGCGATGCCTACTTCGTCGACTGGTCGCCCAACGTCAAGTTCGAAGGCTTGAACGTCTGCCGTCATACCGATCCGATGACGCACAACCACGGCTGA
- a CDS encoding DUF2169 family type VI secretion system accessory protein, whose amino-acid sequence MEVVCSSKHLATSITTALDVEGREHLVVVAKATWRIPAPGERPRPLPPEALAHADLFHGAPGESAMRYGSDFVRHKPRCDVLFDACAHSPDGRPVRELQAGWRLGDLQKSLQVHGPRTWRRRLGGAWALNEAEPFERMPLHYGLAFGGAHEDARQPSVLLANPVGIGWPGSLSDAQLEGHPAPCLEAVGQPVQKPRGNHQPAAFSAVARHWAPRKDFAGTYDAQWQEDVFPFLPEDHDEQFNQCAPRDQQMDYPHGGEEVVFHHLMQGRPRVHFRLPPLDGMGVRVLRTDYSTEAPVAAVDTLFFEPDAGRFSVVWRASTPIRRRLQEFDVIAIGPVDPAWWAARQNGSDSGCTGCGEPSFFAAPDVQARAA is encoded by the coding sequence ATGGAAGTCGTCTGCAGCTCGAAGCATCTCGCCACGAGCATCACCACCGCACTGGACGTGGAGGGCCGCGAGCACCTCGTGGTCGTGGCCAAGGCCACCTGGCGCATTCCCGCGCCGGGCGAACGTCCGAGGCCGCTGCCGCCCGAGGCATTGGCCCACGCCGATCTCTTCCATGGCGCGCCCGGAGAGAGCGCCATGCGTTACGGCAGCGACTTCGTGCGTCACAAGCCACGCTGCGACGTGCTGTTCGATGCCTGTGCGCACAGCCCCGATGGCCGGCCCGTCAGGGAGCTGCAGGCCGGCTGGCGGCTGGGCGACCTGCAGAAGAGTCTTCAGGTCCATGGGCCACGCACCTGGCGCAGGCGCCTGGGCGGCGCCTGGGCCTTGAACGAGGCCGAGCCTTTCGAGCGCATGCCGCTGCACTACGGGCTGGCGTTCGGCGGCGCGCATGAAGATGCGCGGCAGCCCAGCGTCCTGCTGGCCAACCCGGTCGGCATCGGATGGCCCGGGTCCCTTTCCGATGCCCAGCTCGAAGGCCATCCCGCCCCCTGCCTGGAGGCGGTCGGGCAGCCGGTGCAGAAGCCGCGCGGCAACCACCAGCCGGCCGCCTTCTCGGCCGTGGCGCGTCACTGGGCTCCGCGCAAGGACTTCGCCGGGACCTACGACGCACAGTGGCAGGAGGACGTCTTTCCTTTCCTGCCCGAAGACCATGACGAGCAGTTCAACCAGTGCGCCCCCCGCGACCAGCAGATGGACTACCCCCATGGTGGCGAGGAGGTGGTGTTCCATCACCTGATGCAGGGCCGGCCCAGGGTGCATTTCAGGCTTCCGCCGCTCGACGGCATGGGCGTGCGCGTGCTGCGCACCGACTACAGCACCGAAGCGCCCGTGGCGGCGGTCGACACGCTCTTCTTCGAACCCGATGCCGGACGCTTCAGCGTCGTGTGGCGGGCCAGCACACCGATCCGCCGGCGGCTGCAGGAGTTCGACGTGATTGCCATCGGCCCCGTCGATCCGGCCTGGTGGGCCGCGCGGCAGAACGGCAGCGACAGCGGTTGCACCGGCTGCGGGGAGCCGAGCTTCTTCGCCGCGCCCGACGTTCAGGCGCGTGCCGCATGA
- a CDS encoding DUF6484 domain-containing protein, producing the protein MKATTMTGTPGTAGFQSSASDASADGVERSLLEAVLDRPSQPARALPAAKVDGISIGTVTGAGASGVRVSADVPSLADVPAFTLLEVTEADIGRTVALGFRGGAPDQPMVLGFVLDAEPPRSARPPAEALIDGERVVLNAQHEIELRCGDAAIVLSADGRIEFRGTYITSQASATQRILGGSVNIN; encoded by the coding sequence ATGAAAGCCACGACGATGACGGGCACGCCGGGCACTGCAGGCTTTCAGTCGTCTGCATCGGATGCATCGGCGGACGGCGTCGAGCGCAGCCTGCTCGAAGCCGTTCTCGATCGGCCGTCGCAACCGGCGCGCGCGTTGCCCGCCGCGAAGGTGGACGGCATCTCCATCGGCACCGTGACAGGCGCCGGTGCGTCCGGCGTCCGCGTCAGCGCCGACGTGCCTTCGCTGGCCGACGTACCGGCGTTCACGCTGCTGGAGGTGACGGAGGCGGACATCGGCAGGACCGTGGCACTCGGCTTCCGCGGCGGGGCGCCGGACCAGCCCATGGTGCTCGGCTTCGTTCTCGATGCCGAACCGCCGCGCAGCGCGCGTCCACCGGCGGAAGCGCTGATCGACGGCGAACGGGTGGTGCTGAACGCGCAGCACGAGATCGAACTGCGCTGCGGCGACGCCGCCATCGTGCTCAGCGCCGACGGCCGCATCGAATTCCGTGGCACCTACATCACGAGCCAGGCAAGCGCCACGCAGCGCATCCTGGGCGGCTCGGTCAACATCAACTGA